From a single Phragmites australis chromosome 7, lpPhrAust1.1, whole genome shotgun sequence genomic region:
- the LOC133924166 gene encoding histone deacetylase 9-like isoform X1 has translation MLEKDRISYFYDGNVGNVYFGPNHPMKPHRLCMTHHLVLSYELHKKMEIYRPHKAYPTELAQFHSADYVEFLHRITPDTQHLYASESTRYNLGEDCPVFDNLFEFCQIYAGGTLDAARRLNHKTCDIAINWAGGLHHAKKCEASGFCYINDLVLGILELLKYHARVLYIDIDVHHGDGVEEAFYFTDRVMTVSFHKYGDMFFPGTGDIKDIGEREGKYYAINIPLKNGIDDASFTRLFKMIIAKVIETYLPGAIVLQCGADSLARDRLGCFNLSIEGHAECVKFVKKFNIPLLVTGGGGYTKENVARCWAVETGVLLDTELPNEIPNNEYIEYFAPDYTLKVPTLNMDNLNSKTYLSSIKVQVMESLRFIEHAPGVQMQEVPPDFYIPDFDEDELDLDERVDQHTQDKQIHRDDEYYEGDNDNDHDDGIR, from the exons ATGCTGGAGAAAGACCGGATATCCTACTTCTACGACG GAAATGTGGGCAATGTCTACTTTGGGCCAAATCACCCCATGAAGCCACATCGTCTTTGTATGACACATCATCTCGTCCTTTCATATGAACTTCATAAAAAGATGGAGATATAT AGACCACACAAAGCATATCCAACAGAGCTTGCCCAGTTCCATTCTGCTGATTATGTGGAATTCTTGCACCGGATAACTCCCGACACCCAGCATCTATATGCAAGTGAATCAACTAGAT ACAATCTTGGAGAAGACTGCCCGGTCTTTGATAATTTGTTTGAGTTCTGCCAAATCTATGCTGGAGGAACTTTAG aTGCTGCCCGCAGATTAAATCATAAAACATGTGATATTGCCATTAATTGGGCTGGTGGGCTGCATCATGCAAAAAAGTGTGAGGCATCAGGTTTCTGCTACATTAATGATCTGGTTTTGGGAATTCTCGAGCTTCTCAAGTACCATGCCAGGGTTCTTTATATTGACATTGATGTCCATCATGGagatggagttgaagaagccTTTTATTTCACTGACAG GGTAATGACTGTAAGTTTCCACAAGTATGGTGACATGTTCTTTCCTGGCACGGGTGATATTAAG GATATAGGAGAAAGGGAAGGAAAATATTATGCCATCAACATTCCACTTAAAAATGGGATAGATGACGCCAGCTTTACTCGGCTTTTCAAAATG ATCATTGCCAAGGTTATCGAGACATATCTGCCCGGTGCTATTGTTCTTCAATGTGGGGCTGATTCATTGGCAAGGGACCGTCTAGGCTGCTTCAATCTCTCCATTGAAG GCCATGCTGAATGTGTAAAGTTTGTCAAGAAATTCAATATTCCCCTTCTG GTAACTGGAGGTGGTGGATACACCAAGGAGAATGTAGCGCGCTGTTGGGCTGTTGAAACTGGGGTCCTTCTAGACACAGAACTCCCTAATG AGATTCCAAACAATGAATACATTGAGTACTTTGCTCCGGATTATACACTGAAAGTTCCAACTTTGAACATG GACAATTTGAATAGTAAGACCTATCTCAGTTCAATCAAAGTGCAAGTCATGGAGAGTCTGCGGTTTATAGAGCATGCTCCTGGCGTTCAGATGCAAGAG GTTCCACCTGATTTTTACATCCCTGATTTTGACGAAGATGAGCTGGATCTTGATGAGCGTGTTGACC AGCATACCCAAGACAAGCAGATTCACCGTGACGATGAGTACTATGAAGGTGACAACGACAATGATCATGACGACGGCATTCGCTGA
- the LOC133924166 gene encoding histone deacetylase 17-like isoform X2, giving the protein MIIAKVIETYLPGAIVLQCGADSLARDRLGCFNLSIEGHAECVKFVKKFNIPLLVTGGGGYTKENVARCWAVETGVLLDTELPNEIPNNEYIEYFAPDYTLKVPTLNMDNLNSKTYLSSIKVQVMESLRFIEHAPGVQMQEVPPDFYIPDFDEDELDLDERVDQHTQDKQIHRDDEYYEGDNDNDHDDGIR; this is encoded by the exons ATG ATCATTGCCAAGGTTATCGAGACATATCTGCCCGGTGCTATTGTTCTTCAATGTGGGGCTGATTCATTGGCAAGGGACCGTCTAGGCTGCTTCAATCTCTCCATTGAAG GCCATGCTGAATGTGTAAAGTTTGTCAAGAAATTCAATATTCCCCTTCTG GTAACTGGAGGTGGTGGATACACCAAGGAGAATGTAGCGCGCTGTTGGGCTGTTGAAACTGGGGTCCTTCTAGACACAGAACTCCCTAATG AGATTCCAAACAATGAATACATTGAGTACTTTGCTCCGGATTATACACTGAAAGTTCCAACTTTGAACATG GACAATTTGAATAGTAAGACCTATCTCAGTTCAATCAAAGTGCAAGTCATGGAGAGTCTGCGGTTTATAGAGCATGCTCCTGGCGTTCAGATGCAAGAG GTTCCACCTGATTTTTACATCCCTGATTTTGACGAAGATGAGCTGGATCTTGATGAGCGTGTTGACC AGCATACCCAAGACAAGCAGATTCACCGTGACGATGAGTACTATGAAGGTGACAACGACAATGATCATGACGACGGCATTCGCTGA
- the LOC133924167 gene encoding neutral/alkaline invertase 3, chloroplastic-like produces MGIAQAAAPLHLACSARPTGAAPPTPASLGVGAARPRKCGTSGRGTRAESAPRRPNSMPDTRAHHHDRGFEISDVGGRAHHHGGAGARPHAQASWRRRGAAAVEDEGWELLQESVVRYCGSPVGTIAACDPDDASPLNYDQVFIRDFVPSGVAFLLKGEYDIVRNFILHTLQLQSWEKTMDCHSPGQGLMPASFKVRVIPLDGDDDATEEVLDPDFGEAAIGCVAPVDSGLWWIILLRAYGKCSGDQSVQERIDVQRRIQMILKLCLADGFDMFPTLLVTDGSCMIDRRMGIHGHPLEIQALFYSALLCAREMLAPEDGSDDLIRAFNNRLIALSFHIREYYWLDKRKLNEIYRYKTEEYSYDAVNKFNIYPDQIPSWLIDWIPPKGGYFIGNLQPAHMDFRFFSLGNLWSIISSLATTHQSHAILDLIEAKWSELVAEMPMKICYPALEDQEWKFITGSDPKNTPWSYHNGGSWPTLLWQLTVACIKMNRPEIAARAVEVAERRIATDHWPEYYDTRRGRFIGKQARLFQTWSIAGFLVAKLLLEKPDKSRMLWCNEDEEIFNALSLIADASSPTRKRSRKLVKTYIV; encoded by the exons ATGGGGATCGCGCAGGCGGCTGCCCCGCTGCATCTCGCGTGCTCCGCGCGGCCCACCGGCGCGGCGCCCCCGACGCCCGCGTCACTCGGAGTGGGAGCAGCCCGTCCAAGGAAGTGCGGGACCAGTGGACGGGGGACAAGGGCCGAGAGCGCCCCGCGGCGCCCCAACTCGATGCCCGACACGCGAGCGCACCACCACGATCGGGGCTTCGAGATCAGCGATGTGGGCGGGAGAGCGCACCAccacggcggcgcgggcgccagGCCGCACGCACAGGCCTCTTGGAGGAGGCGCGGTGCCGCGGCGGTGGAGGACGAAGGGTGGGAGCTCCTTCAGGAGTCGGTGGTGCGCTACTGCGGAAGCCCCGTGGGGACGATCGCCGCGTGCGACCCGGACGACGCCAGCCCGCTCAACTACGACCAGGTGTTCATCAGGGACTTCGTGCCTTCGGGCGTCGCATTCCTGCTCAAGGGGGAGTACGACATCGTCCGCAACTTCATCCTGCACACGCTGCAGCTCCAG AGCTGGGAGAAAACGATGGACTGCCATAGCCCAGGTCAAGGCTTGATGCCAGCTAGCTTCAAGGTGCGTGTCATTCCTCTTGATGGTGACGATGATGCCACTGAGGAAGTCTTAGATCCTGATTTTGGTGAGGCTGCAATAGGCTGTGTGGCCCCGGTTGATTCAG GTTTATGGTGGATCATATTGTTGAGGGCATATGGAAAATGTTCAGGGGATCAGTCAGTTCAGGAGAGAATTGATGTGCAGAGGAGAATACAAATGATCTTGAAGCTTTGTTTAGCTGATGGTTTTGACATGTTCCCCACATTGCTGGTCACCGATGGCTCTTGCATGATAGATCGTCGAATGGGAATACATGGGCACCCATTGGAAATTCAG GCGCTGTTCTATTCAGCTCTCTTGTGTGCACGTGAGATGCTTGCCCCAGAAGACGGTTCAGATGACCTAATCCGTGCCTTCAACAACAGGCTTATTGCACTCTCTTTTCATATTAGAGAGTATTACTGGCTTGACAAGAGAAAGCTAAATGAGATATATCGATACAAAACAGAAGAATATTCTTATGATGCTGTGAACAAGTTTAACATATATCCAGATCAGATTCCTTCCTGGCTAATTGACTGGATTCCTCCTAAAGGAGGTTACTTCATCGGAAACCTGCAGCCAGCTCACATGGATTTCCGATTCTTTTCTCTGGGAAACTTGTGGTCAATAATAAGCAGTTTAGCAACCACCCATCAGTCTCATGCAATTTTGGACCTGATTGAAGCCAAATGGTCTGAATTGGTGGCAGAGATGCCAATGAAGATATGCTATCCTGCCCTTGAGGATCAAGAGTGGAAATTCATTACTGGGAGTGACCCCAAAAACAC ACCTTGGTCTTACCACAATGGAGGTTCCTGGCCAACATTGTTGTGGCAG CTCACGGTGGCATGTATCAAGATGAACAGGCCGGAGATCGCAGCAAGAGCTGTGGAGGTGGCCGAGAGGCGTATTGCCACAGACCATTGGCCCGAATACTACGACACCAGGCGAGGACGGTTCATCGGTAAACAGGCTCGCCTCTTCCAAACCTGGTCTATTGCCGGATTTCTTGTGGCAAAGCTTCTGCTAGAGAAACCTGATAAGTCTCGGATGCTCTGGTGCAACGAGGACGAGGAAATCTTCAACGCTCTGAGTCTCATTGCTGACGCCTCCAGTCCGACGAGGAAGCGTAGCAGGAAACTAGTGAAGACCTATATCGTGTAA
- the LOC133924168 gene encoding serine/threonine-protein kinase D6PK-like: protein MKVRPREQEGSNGMGSSGCSEIVELVDEPKDARPGGVTHLRVRVKPVGQEHGARSCSVEDDLDRLIRSINVRTSARASGQTSTDKRLIALGKSPVSSLEIVESVSLKQALRKMCISQASEMAAMKRLSKPTVVSNSSDSGAIKKLYASAVVQTNEKDEKNEVRKVSVLPEKAAVSSLGKPVETNKGHSKSSAKKHLRSASPTAAKIHKTRIQDVISNKSSEAVEDPSVGVTLAKQSKGKSAKTSTSPRAVPVGGSRLVRPMFRNKTSTKKKVKPEPAVVAVADKHCEAKASNSHTNKKQEAIQDEPRTPAPTNKKGGLSSTGVEGADFGSKGCGVGATHGSKCGDLSRSKEKGECSQSSKSSIGDYSTSTSISEDSYGSFSANGSRPHMSKDVRWGAIRRMAIQQGSLGLKNFKLLKQLGCGDIGTVYLAELVGSDCMFALKVMDIEYLISRKKMLRAQTEREILQMLDHPFLPTLYSHFTTDNLSCLVMEFCPGGDLHVLRQKQPTRTFSEAAARFYVAEVLLALEYLHMLGVIYRDLKPENILVREDGHIMLSDFDLSLRCSVSPMLVRSSSVGRDEPSRPSGPCAQSCIDPLCIQPSWSNSSCFTPRLVSSTPSTTRRPRADPLKKPSLPQLVVEPTDARSNSFVGTHEYLAPEIIRGDGHGSSVDWWTLGIFFYELLYGKTPFRGPGNEETLSNVISQGLKFPDNPAVSFHARDLIRGLLVKEPEYRLGSSRGAAEIKRHPFFEGLNWALIRWTAPPETPKSFEAATLATTARKKKEGKCLEFRLNGDDIEFELF, encoded by the exons ATGAAGGTGCGGCCACGGGAGCAGGAGGGCTCAAATGGGATGGGTTCTTCCGGGTGCTCAGAGATAGTTGAATTGGTGGATGAGCCAAAAGATGCTCGTCCAGGAGGGGTCACCCACCTGAGGGTGAGGGTTAAGCCAGTGGGGCAGGAGCATGGGGCGCGGTCATGCTCCGTGGAGGATGATCTTGACCGGCTCATCAGATCGATCAATGTGCGCACATCGGCAAGGGCTTCTGGGCAGACGAGCACGGATAAGCGGCTTATTGCACTTGGGAAGTCACCGGTGTCGAGCTTGGAGATTGTGGAGTCCGTGAGCCTGAAGCAGGCCCTGAGGAAGATGTGCATCTCCCAGGCATCGGAGATGGCAGCCATGAAGAGGTTGTCGAAGCCGACAGTGGTGTCGAATTCTTCAGATTCTGGGGCGATCAAGAAGCTATATGCCTCTGCTGTGGTTCAAACCAACGAGAAGGATGAGAAGAATGAGGTTCGGAAAGTGTCTGTTTTGCCTGAGAAGGCTGCCGTAAGTTCATTGGGTAAGCCAGTTGAAACCAATAAAGGGCACAGTAAGAGCTCGGCCAAGAAGCATTTGCGATCAGCATCTCCAACCGCAGCCAAGATCCACAAAACCAGAATCCAAGATGTGATCAGTAACAAATCATCAGAGGCAGTTGAAGATCCTTCTGTGGGAGTAACGTTGGCAAAACAAAGTAAAGGAAAATCTGCAAAAACATCTACCAGCCCCCGGGCTGTTCCAGTAGGTGGTTCACGTCTGGTGAGGCCAATGTTTCGGAATAAAACCTCAACGAAAAAGAAGGTTAAACCTGAACCAGCTGTAGTGGCAGTAGCTGATAAGCATTGTGAGGCAAAAGCTTCTAATTCTCACACCAATAAAAAGCAGGAGGCCATTCAGGATGAACCCAGAACCCCAGCACCAACTAACAAGAAGGGTGGTCTCAGCTCTACTGGCGTTGAAGGAGCTGATTTTGGCTCCAAAGGGTGTGGCGTTGGTGCGACCCATGGTTCGAAGTGTGGTGACTTGTCAAGATCGAAGGAAAAGGGTGAATGCTCCCAAAGCTCAAAGAGTAGCATTGGTGATTATAGCACCAGCACAAGCATCAGTGAAGATAGTTATGGCAGTTTCAGTGCTAATGGAAGCAGGCCTCACATGTCAAAAGATGTTAGATGGGGAGCCATCAGGCGCATGGCTATCCAACAAGGGAGCTTGGGATTGAAGAACTTCAAGCTTCTCAAACAACTTGGTTGTGGAGATATTGGCACTGTTTATCTGGCCGAGTTGGTTGGTTCAGACTGCATGTTTGCATTGAAGGTTATGGACATTGAGTACCTCATAAGCAGAAAGAAGATGCTTAGAGCGCAAACTGAGAGGGAGATACTACAAATGCTTGATCACCCATTCCTTCCAACCCTGTATTCTCATTTCACGACAGACAATCTTTCTTGCCTAGTAATGGAGTTTTGCCCAGGCGGTGACCTACATGTTCTGAGGCAGAAACAACCTACCAGAACTTTTTCAGAAGCAGCTGCAAG gtTCTATGTTGCTGAAGTTCTCTTAGCATTGGAGTATCTCCATATGTTGGGAGTCATATATCGTGATCTGAAGCCAGAAAACATACTTGTTCGTGAAGATGGGCATATCATGCTCTCTGACTTCGATCTGTCCCTGAGGTGCTCGGTGAGTCCAATGCTTGTGAGATCATCATCAGTAGGCAGAGACGAGCCCAGTAGGCCTTCTGGTCCCTGTGCACAAAGCTGCATTGATCCACTGTGTATCCAGCCATCCTGGAGCAATTCTTCTTGCTTCACGCCCCGGCTGGTTTCTTCTACACCATCAACGACACGGAGACCTAGAGCTGATCCCCTGAAGAAACCATCACTTCCGCAGCTTGTTGTTGAGCCCACTGAtgcaagatcaaattcatttgtTGGGACCCATGAATATCTTGCACCGGAGATCATTAGGGGAGATGGCCATGGTAGCTCGGTTGATTGGTGGACTCTTGGCATCTTCTTTTATGAATTGCTCTATGGCAAGACACCGTTCAGGGGACCTGGCAATGAGGAAACACTCTCAAATGTGATCTCGCAGGGCCTCAAGTTCCCTGACAACCCAGCTGTCAGCTTCCATGCACGAGACTTGATCAGAGGGTTGCTTGTGAAGGAGCCGGAGTATCGGCTTGGCTCGTCAAGAGGAGCTGCTGAGATCAAGCGGCATCCCTTCTTCGAAGGCCTCAACTGGGCCTTGATCCGGTGGACAGCGCCTCCGGAGACCCCGAAAAGCTTCGAAGCCGCAACTCTCGCGACAACAGCACGCAAGAAAAAGGAAGGCAAATGCCTGGAGTTCCGGCTGAATGGAGACGACATTGAGTTCGAGCTCTTCTAG